One Paraburkholderia agricolaris genomic region harbors:
- the aroB gene encoding 3-dehydroquinate synthase — MDRMITVNVELGERAYPIHIGADLIGQTALFAPHIAGSSVTIVTNTTVDPLYGDTLRAALAPLGKQVSTVVLPDGEAYKNLETLNLIFDALLGSRADRKTTLIALGGGVIGDMTGFAAACYMRGVPFIQVPTTLLSQVDSSVGGKTGINHPLGKNMIGAFYQPQAVIADIGALRTLPARELAAGVAEVIKTGAIADAGFFSWIEANVEALNRCEPEALAEAVKRSCEIKASVVAQDEREGGLRAILNFGHTFGHAIEAGLGYGEWLHGEAVGCGMVMAADLSVRMGYLDEAARKRLVDVIVAAHLPTRAPALGDSRYVELMRVDKKAEAGAIKFILLKRFGETLITQAPDAEVHATLAAAV; from the coding sequence ATGGACCGTATGATTACCGTCAATGTCGAACTGGGCGAGCGTGCCTACCCCATCCATATCGGTGCCGATCTGATCGGCCAGACCGCGTTGTTCGCGCCGCATATCGCCGGCAGCTCGGTCACAATCGTCACGAACACCACGGTCGACCCGCTCTATGGCGACACGCTGCGCGCGGCACTCGCGCCGCTCGGCAAGCAGGTGTCCACGGTCGTTTTGCCGGACGGCGAGGCGTACAAGAACCTCGAAACGCTGAACCTGATTTTCGACGCCCTGCTGGGCTCACGCGCCGATCGCAAGACCACGCTGATCGCTCTCGGCGGCGGGGTGATCGGCGACATGACGGGATTTGCCGCGGCCTGCTACATGCGCGGCGTGCCGTTCATCCAGGTGCCGACCACCTTGCTGTCGCAAGTCGATTCGTCGGTGGGCGGTAAGACCGGCATCAACCATCCGCTTGGCAAGAACATGATCGGCGCGTTCTACCAGCCGCAGGCCGTGATCGCCGACATCGGCGCGCTGCGCACGCTGCCGGCGCGCGAGCTGGCAGCGGGCGTCGCCGAAGTGATCAAGACTGGCGCAATTGCCGACGCCGGCTTCTTCAGCTGGATCGAGGCGAACGTCGAGGCGCTCAATCGCTGCGAGCCCGAAGCGCTGGCCGAGGCGGTCAAGCGCTCGTGCGAGATCAAGGCGTCGGTCGTGGCGCAGGACGAGCGTGAAGGCGGCCTGCGCGCAATCCTCAATTTCGGCCACACCTTCGGCCATGCGATCGAAGCCGGACTCGGCTACGGCGAATGGCTGCACGGCGAAGCGGTCGGCTGCGGGATGGTGATGGCGGCGGACCTGTCGGTACGCATGGGCTATCTCGACGAAGCCGCGCGCAAGCGCCTGGTCGACGTGATCGTTGCGGCGCATTTGCCCACTCGGGCGCCCGCGCTGGGCGATTCGCGGTACGTCGAACTCATGCGAGTCGACAAAAAGGCGGAAGCCGGCGCGATCAAATTCATTCTGCTGAAGCGTTTCGGTGAGACGCTCATCACCCAGGCGCCCGACGCCGAGGTGCACGCCACGCTGGCTGCCGCCGTCTAG
- a CDS encoding deoxyguanosinetriphosphate triphosphohydrolase translates to MSGVPSPEALEAHLAPYAAHSAQSRGRRYPEAAPSARTEFQRDRDRIVHSTAFRRLEYKTQVFVNHEGDLFRTRLTHSLEVAQIARSVARNLRVNEDLVEAISLAHDLGHTPFGHAGQDALNECMREHGGFEHNLQSLAVVDDLEEHYGAFNGLNLCFETREGILKHCSRENARRLGALGERFLEGRQPSIEAQIANVADEIAYNNHDVDDGLRSGLLTVEQLAEVELWQTHYAAARGDFPQIEGRRLIHETVRRIINTLIVDLIDTTSLNLARHAPASLDAVRATPPLVAHSEAIAAQAATLKRFLFKNLYRHYRVMRMANKARRVVTGLFDAFTDDPRLLPPGYQSTDASRQPRLIAHYIAGMTDRYAVKEYQRLFVIDDN, encoded by the coding sequence GTGAGCGGCGTGCCATCGCCAGAAGCACTCGAAGCGCATCTCGCGCCGTATGCGGCGCATTCCGCCCAGTCGCGCGGGCGCCGTTATCCCGAAGCCGCGCCAAGCGCGCGCACCGAATTCCAGCGCGATCGCGACCGCATTGTCCACTCGACGGCATTCCGCCGGCTCGAGTACAAAACCCAGGTGTTCGTGAATCACGAGGGCGATCTGTTTCGCACGCGCCTCACGCACAGTCTCGAAGTCGCGCAGATCGCCCGTTCGGTTGCCCGCAATCTGCGCGTCAACGAGGACCTCGTCGAAGCCATTTCGCTGGCGCACGACCTTGGCCACACGCCGTTCGGCCACGCGGGCCAGGACGCGCTGAACGAATGCATGCGCGAACATGGCGGCTTCGAGCACAATCTGCAAAGCCTCGCGGTGGTCGACGATCTGGAGGAGCATTACGGCGCGTTCAACGGGCTGAACCTCTGCTTCGAAACCCGGGAAGGCATTCTCAAGCACTGCTCGCGCGAGAACGCGCGGCGGCTCGGCGCGCTGGGCGAGCGCTTTCTGGAAGGGCGGCAGCCTTCCATCGAGGCGCAGATCGCCAATGTCGCCGACGAAATCGCCTACAACAATCACGATGTCGACGACGGCTTGCGCTCAGGCCTGCTCACGGTGGAGCAGCTTGCCGAAGTGGAGTTATGGCAAACGCACTATGCGGCGGCGCGTGGCGACTTCCCGCAGATCGAGGGGCGCAGGCTGATTCACGAGACCGTGCGCCGCATTATCAATACGCTGATCGTCGATCTGATCGATACGACTTCGCTCAATCTCGCCAGGCACGCGCCTGCCTCGCTCGACGCAGTGCGCGCAACGCCGCCGCTGGTCGCCCATAGCGAAGCAATCGCCGCGCAGGCCGCAACGCTCAAGCGTTTCCTGTTCAAGAACCTGTACCGCCACTATCGCGTCATGCGTATGGCCAACAAGGCGCGCCGCGTAGTGACCGGTCTGTTCGACGCATTCACGGACGATCCGCGGCTATTGCCGCCGGGTTATCAGTCCACGGACGCGTCGCGGCAACCGCGCCTGATCGCCCACTACATCGCGGGGATGACGGATCGGTACGCGGTTAAGGAGTATCAGCGGCTGTTCGTGATTGACGACAACTGA
- a CDS encoding DUF883 family protein, whose translation MTAFPNTRDALGESWTTTSRRARRIARHSRHAAEDIAGELRTLMSELESTLADGTQADAVALRSKLRKQLEAARVRLNDTREAVRERAEVAIADADDYVRENPWQTIAIVGGVALIAGALLASRLR comes from the coding sequence ATGACAGCATTTCCGAACACACGAGACGCCCTCGGCGAATCCTGGACCACCACCAGCCGCCGTGCGCGACGTATCGCCCGCCATAGCCGCCATGCGGCTGAAGACATCGCAGGCGAACTGCGCACGCTGATGTCGGAACTCGAATCCACCCTGGCAGACGGCACCCAGGCCGACGCCGTGGCGCTGCGCAGCAAACTGCGCAAGCAGCTTGAAGCCGCGCGCGTCCGCCTGAACGACACCCGCGAAGCCGTGCGCGAACGCGCCGAAGTCGCTATCGCCGATGCTGACGATTACGTGCGTGAAAACCCGTGGCAGACGATTGCGATCGTCGGCGGCGTTGCGCTGATCGCTGGGGCCCTGCTGGCGTCACGGCTACGCTAG
- a CDS encoding glutamate synthase-related protein produces the protein MNDHQQPTHPVPAAQGLYDPQNEHDACGVGFVAHIKGKKSHEIIEQGLKILENLDHRGAVGADPLMGDGAGILIQIPDGFYREEMAKQGVVLPPHGEYGVGMVFLPKEHASRLACEQELERTVKAEGQVVLGWRDVPVDHTMPISPTVKASEPLIRQIFIGRGKDIMVTDALERKLYVIRKTASHRIQALKLKHGKEYFVPSCSARTVVYKGLLLAGQVGVYYRDLQDERTVSALALVHQRFSTNTFPAWELAHPYRMIAHNGEINTVKGNVNWLNARTGAIASHVLGDDLPKLWPLIYPGQSDTASFDNCLELLVMAGYPLVHAVMMMIPEAWEQHTLMDDNRRAFYEYHAAMMEPWDGPAAIAFTDGRQIGATLDRNGLRPARYIVTDDDLVIMASEAGTLPIPESKIVKKWRLQPGKMFLIDMEHGRIIDDKELKDNLANAKPYKSWIDAVRIKLDEIEPKAEDVATERREAAALLDRQQAFGYTQEDLKFLMAPMAQAGEEAVGSMGNDSPLAVMSNKNKTLYHYFKQLFAQVTNPPIDPIRENMVMSLVSFVGPKPNLLDTNNINPPMRLEVSQPVLDFKDIAKIRAIDQYTGGKFSSYELNICYPVAWGKEGIEARLASLCAEAVDAVKSGYNMLIVSDRKTDRDNVAIPALLATAAIHTHLVQHGLRTSAGLVVETGSARETHHFALLAGYGAEAVHPYLAMETLAQLATGLKGDLSAEKAVYNFTKAVGKGLQKVMSKMGISTYMSYTGAQIFEAVGLAEDLVSKYFKGTSSKVGGIGLFDVAEEAIRLHRDAFGDNPILANMLDAGGEYAYRVRGEEHMWTPDAIAKLQHSARSNSYQTYKEYAHLINDQTKRHMTFRGLFEFKLDPAKAIPLDEVESAKEIVKRFATGAMSLGSISTEAHATLAVAMNRIGGKSNTGEGGEDVNRYRNELRGIPIKNGDTMKSVIGDEVIVDIPLKDGDSLRSKIKQVASGRFGVTAEYLASADQIQIKMAQGAKPGEGGQLPGHKVSEYIGKLRYSVPGVGLISPPPHHDIYSIEDLAQLIHDLKNANSAASVSVKLVSESGVGTVAAGVAKAKADHVVIAGHDGGTGASPLSSVKHAGTPWELGLAETQQTLVLNQLRGRIRVQADGQMKTGRDVVIGALLGADEFGFATAPLVVEGCIMMRKCHLNTCPVGVATQDPVLRAKFQGQPEHVVNFFFFVAEEARELMAQLGIRKFDDLIGHAELLDMKKGVEHWKAKGLDFSRVFYQPQVAAEVARKHVDVQDHGLDRALDHVLIEKSKAAIEKGEHVSFIQPVRNVNRTVGAMLSGTIAKKYGHDGLPDDTIHIQLKGTAGQSFGAFLARGVTLDLVGDGNDYVGKGLSGGRIIIRPTNDFRGKSEENIICGNTVMYGAIEGEAFFRGVAGERFCVRNSGATAIVEGTGDHGCEYMTGGTVVVLGETGRNFAAGMSGGIAYVFDPDNTFAGKCNKSMVALDPVLQQAEQERTVDNGLWHSGTTDEALLKGLIERHFQFTGSPRAKALLENWDASRRQFVKVFPTEYKRALGEMAAKKANKEVLAA, from the coding sequence ATGAACGACCACCAGCAACCGACTCACCCGGTTCCCGCCGCGCAGGGTCTGTACGACCCGCAAAACGAACATGACGCCTGCGGCGTCGGCTTCGTTGCTCACATCAAGGGCAAGAAAAGCCACGAGATCATCGAGCAGGGCCTGAAGATTCTCGAGAACCTCGACCACCGGGGCGCCGTGGGCGCCGATCCGCTGATGGGCGACGGCGCGGGCATCCTGATCCAGATTCCGGACGGTTTTTATCGTGAGGAAATGGCCAAGCAGGGCGTTGTGCTGCCCCCGCACGGTGAATATGGCGTGGGCATGGTCTTCCTGCCGAAGGAACACGCATCGCGTCTGGCCTGCGAACAGGAACTGGAGCGCACGGTGAAGGCCGAAGGCCAGGTCGTGCTGGGATGGCGCGATGTGCCGGTCGACCACACCATGCCGATTTCGCCCACCGTCAAGGCGAGCGAGCCGCTGATCCGCCAGATCTTCATCGGCCGCGGCAAGGACATCATGGTGACCGACGCGCTCGAGCGGAAGCTGTACGTGATCCGCAAGACGGCGAGCCACCGCATCCAGGCGCTCAAGCTCAAGCACGGCAAGGAATACTTCGTGCCGTCGTGCTCGGCGCGCACGGTGGTCTATAAGGGCCTGCTGCTGGCCGGCCAGGTTGGCGTGTACTACCGCGACCTGCAGGACGAGCGCACGGTGTCGGCGCTGGCGCTGGTGCACCAACGCTTCTCGACCAACACGTTCCCGGCGTGGGAACTGGCTCACCCGTACCGCATGATCGCCCACAACGGCGAAATCAACACGGTGAAGGGCAACGTCAACTGGCTGAACGCCCGCACCGGCGCGATCGCGTCGCACGTGCTCGGCGACGACCTGCCGAAGCTGTGGCCGCTGATCTATCCGGGCCAATCGGACACCGCCTCGTTCGACAACTGTCTCGAACTGCTGGTGATGGCCGGCTACCCGCTCGTCCACGCGGTGATGATGATGATCCCGGAAGCGTGGGAACAGCACACGCTGATGGACGATAACCGCCGCGCGTTCTACGAATACCACGCCGCGATGATGGAGCCGTGGGACGGCCCCGCCGCGATCGCCTTCACCGACGGCCGTCAGATTGGCGCCACGCTCGACCGTAACGGCCTGCGTCCGGCACGCTACATCGTCACCGACGACGACCTCGTCATCATGGCGTCGGAAGCCGGCACGCTGCCGATCCCTGAGTCGAAGATCGTCAAGAAGTGGCGTCTGCAGCCGGGCAAAATGTTCCTGATCGACATGGAACACGGCCGCATCATCGACGACAAGGAACTGAAGGACAACCTCGCCAACGCCAAGCCTTACAAGAGCTGGATCGACGCCGTGCGCATCAAGCTCGACGAAATCGAGCCGAAGGCCGAAGACGTCGCGACGGAACGCCGCGAAGCCGCTGCTTTGCTGGATCGCCAGCAGGCGTTCGGCTATACGCAGGAAGATCTCAAGTTCCTGATGGCGCCAATGGCGCAAGCCGGCGAAGAAGCGGTCGGTTCGATGGGCAACGACTCGCCGCTGGCGGTCATGTCCAACAAGAACAAGACGCTTTATCACTACTTCAAGCAGTTGTTCGCGCAAGTCACGAACCCGCCGATCGACCCGATCCGTGAAAACATGGTGATGTCGCTGGTGTCGTTCGTCGGTCCGAAGCCGAACCTGCTGGACACGAACAACATCAACCCGCCGATGCGTCTTGAAGTGTCGCAGCCGGTGCTCGACTTCAAGGACATCGCCAAGATCCGCGCGATCGATCAGTACACGGGCGGCAAGTTCAGCTCGTACGAACTGAACATCTGCTATCCGGTGGCCTGGGGCAAGGAAGGCATCGAAGCGCGTCTGGCGTCGCTGTGCGCGGAAGCCGTCGATGCGGTGAAGTCCGGCTACAACATGCTGATCGTGTCGGACCGCAAGACCGACCGCGACAACGTCGCGATTCCGGCACTGCTGGCTACGGCCGCGATCCACACGCACCTCGTGCAACACGGTCTGCGCACCAGCGCGGGTCTGGTCGTGGAAACCGGCTCGGCGCGTGAAACGCACCACTTCGCGCTGCTCGCGGGCTACGGCGCGGAAGCCGTGCACCCGTACCTCGCGATGGAAACGCTTGCCCAGTTGGCAACCGGCCTGAAGGGCGACCTGTCGGCGGAAAAGGCGGTCTACAACTTCACCAAGGCAGTCGGCAAGGGCCTGCAGAAGGTCATGTCGAAGATGGGCATTTCGACCTACATGTCGTACACCGGCGCGCAGATTTTCGAAGCGGTGGGTCTGGCGGAAGATCTGGTGTCGAAGTACTTCAAGGGCACCTCGTCGAAGGTCGGCGGGATCGGCCTGTTCGACGTCGCGGAAGAAGCGATCCGTCTGCATCGCGACGCGTTTGGCGACAACCCGATCCTCGCGAACATGCTCGACGCGGGTGGCGAGTACGCCTATCGCGTGCGCGGCGAAGAACATATGTGGACGCCGGATGCGATCGCCAAGCTGCAACACTCGGCGCGCAGCAACTCGTACCAGACGTACAAGGAATACGCGCATCTGATCAACGATCAGACGAAGCGCCATATGACGTTCCGCGGCCTGTTCGAGTTCAAGCTCGATCCGGCCAAGGCCATCCCGCTCGACGAAGTCGAATCGGCGAAGGAAATCGTCAAGCGTTTCGCTACCGGCGCCATGTCGCTGGGCTCGATTTCGACCGAAGCCCACGCCACGCTGGCGGTTGCGATGAACCGCATCGGCGGCAAGTCGAACACCGGTGAAGGCGGCGAGGACGTGAACCGTTATCGCAACGAACTGCGCGGCATTCCGATCAAGAACGGCGACACCATGAAGTCGGTGATCGGCGACGAAGTGATCGTCGACATTCCGCTCAAAGACGGTGATTCGCTGCGCTCGAAGATCAAGCAGGTGGCATCGGGCCGTTTCGGCGTGACGGCGGAATACCTCGCGTCGGCCGATCAGATCCAGATCAAGATGGCACAAGGCGCGAAGCCGGGCGAAGGCGGTCAGTTGCCGGGCCACAAGGTGTCGGAATATATCGGCAAGCTGCGTTACTCGGTGCCGGGCGTCGGCCTGATTTCGCCGCCGCCGCACCATGACATCTACTCGATCGAAGATCTGGCGCAGCTGATTCACGATCTGAAGAACGCCAACTCGGCGGCCAGCGTGTCAGTGAAGCTGGTGTCGGAATCGGGCGTGGGCACGGTGGCCGCGGGTGTCGCCAAGGCGAAGGCCGATCACGTCGTGATCGCCGGCCATGACGGCGGCACGGGCGCCTCGCCGCTGTCGTCGGTGAAGCATGCCGGCACGCCGTGGGAACTGGGTCTGGCTGAAACGCAGCAAACGCTGGTGCTGAACCAGCTGCGCGGCCGCATCCGCGTGCAGGCCGACGGTCAGATGAAGACCGGCCGCGACGTCGTGATCGGCGCGCTGCTCGGCGCGGACGAATTCGGCTTCGCGACGGCGCCGCTCGTCGTCGAAGGCTGCATCATGATGCGCAAGTGTCACCTGAACACCTGCCCGGTCGGCGTCGCAACGCAAGATCCGGTGCTGCGCGCGAAGTTCCAGGGCCAGCCGGAACACGTCGTCAACTTCTTCTTCTTCGTTGCGGAAGAAGCGCGCGAACTGATGGCGCAACTGGGCATCCGTAAATTCGACGACCTGATCGGCCACGCCGAACTGCTCGACATGAAGAAGGGCGTCGAGCACTGGAAGGCGAAGGGTCTCGATTTCTCGCGCGTGTTCTATCAGCCGCAAGTCGCAGCGGAAGTGGCGCGCAAGCACGTCGACGTGCAGGACCACGGTCTCGACCGCGCCCTGGATCATGTGCTGATCGAGAAGTCGAAGGCCGCGATCGAGAAGGGCGAGCACGTCTCGTTCATCCAGCCGGTGCGCAACGTGAACCGTACGGTCGGCGCGATGCTGTCCGGCACGATCGCGAAGAAGTACGGCCACGATGGTCTGCCTGACGACACGATTCACATCCAGTTGAAGGGCACCGCGGGTCAGAGCTTCGGTGCGTTCCTCGCGCGAGGCGTCACGCTGGATCTGGTCGGCGACGGTAACGACTACGTCGGCAAGGGCCTTTCGGGTGGCCGCATCATCATCCGTCCGACGAACGATTTCCGCGGCAAGTCGGAAGAAAACATCATCTGCGGCAACACGGTGATGTACGGCGCGATAGAAGGCGAGGCGTTCTTCCGCGGCGTCGCCGGCGAGCGTTTCTGCGTGCGTAACTCGGGCGCGACGGCAATCGTCGAAGGTACGGGCGACCACGGTTGCGAATACATGACGGGCGGCACGGTAGTCGTGCTCGGCGAAACGGGCCGTAACTTCGCGGCCGGTATGTCGGGCGGTATTGCCTACGTGTTCGATCCGGACAACACGTTCGCGGGCAAGTGCAACAAGTCGATGGTCGCGCTCGACCCGGTCTTGCAGCAGGCCGAACAGGAACGCACAGTCGACAATGGCCTGTGGCACAGCGGCACCACCGACGAAGCGCTGCTCAAGGGTCTCATCGAACGTCACTTCCAGTTCACGGGTTCGCCGCGTGCAAAGGCGCTGCTCGAAAACTGGGACGCGTCGCGCCGTCAGTTCGTGAAGGTATTCCCGACCGAATACAAGCGCGCGCTGGGCGAGATGGCCGCGAAGAAGGCGAACAAGGAAGTGCTCGCCGCCTGA
- a CDS encoding transposase, which translates to MARLARLYVPDQPQHVILRGLDQQPAFVDDQDYELFIDCLKAASRDHHLSIHAYALMPGAVQLLVTPTEESSLPKAMQAVGRRYVAHFNRRYARRGTLWEGRYRATVIEGERYFLLASRVVEMCPVRTGLVSAPEDYRWSSYRHHIGLTLDSLITDHPLYWSLGNTPFERQRAYRELCEQPLDEREASQLQQATLKGWVLGSDTYREWAARAANRRVSPLPRGRPRKVRETPQTQ; encoded by the coding sequence ATGGCACGGCTTGCACGTCTCTATGTCCCTGACCAGCCGCAGCACGTCATCCTCCGTGGACTCGATCAGCAGCCCGCATTTGTCGACGACCAGGACTACGAGCTTTTCATCGACTGCTTGAAAGCGGCTTCGCGCGACCATCACTTGTCCATCCACGCGTATGCGTTGATGCCCGGCGCTGTGCAACTGCTCGTCACGCCGACTGAAGAGTCGAGCTTGCCGAAGGCGATGCAGGCGGTGGGGCGCCGCTATGTGGCTCACTTCAACCGGCGCTACGCGCGCCGCGGCACCTTATGGGAAGGGCGCTACCGCGCCACGGTGATCGAAGGCGAGCGCTACTTCCTGCTCGCGAGCCGGGTCGTCGAGATGTGCCCGGTGCGTACCGGGCTCGTCAGCGCACCCGAGGACTATCGCTGGTCGAGCTACCGCCACCACATCGGCCTCACGCTCGACAGTCTGATTACCGATCACCCGCTGTACTGGTCGCTCGGCAACACGCCGTTCGAGCGACAGCGAGCCTACCGAGAGTTGTGCGAGCAGCCGCTCGACGAGCGCGAAGCCAGCCAGCTTCAGCAGGCCACCTTGAAAGGTTGGGTTCTGGGCAGCGACACCTACCGCGAATGGGCGGCGCGGGCTGCCAACCGGCGCGTTTCGCCGCTGCCGCGCGGGCGGCCGCGCAAGGTCCGCGAAACGCCGCAGACGCAATAA
- a CDS encoding OmpW/AlkL family protein, which produces MKLKQAVTGIAALACMTAAHAQSAGSFYVTTGWFHLAPQSSSQPLRVTSIGGSPTNITEANTGASLGSADTLGFTAGYFVTDHIATEFVIGVPPSFDLNGTGNLEQFGKLGQAKQWSPTLLFKYYFNAPTASFRPYLGIGVSRIWFTDQKITNGAFEAGVLHGPTSVSTDSSWEPVFNAGFTYAFNQHWFAGVSISYLPLSTTAKLNTAANTPVGTLNVQSQTKIKLNPIVSYVNIGYRF; this is translated from the coding sequence ATGAAATTAAAACAGGCCGTAACGGGGATCGCGGCGCTCGCCTGTATGACGGCAGCACACGCGCAATCGGCCGGAAGCTTTTACGTTACGACAGGCTGGTTCCATCTTGCGCCTCAATCGAGTAGCCAACCGTTGAGAGTAACGAGCATAGGCGGCAGCCCGACCAACATCACAGAAGCCAACACCGGCGCATCACTCGGCTCAGCCGATACGCTCGGCTTCACAGCCGGTTACTTCGTCACTGATCACATCGCTACCGAATTCGTGATCGGGGTCCCGCCTTCGTTCGACCTGAACGGCACGGGCAACCTCGAACAATTCGGCAAGCTCGGTCAGGCGAAACAGTGGAGCCCGACTCTGCTGTTCAAGTACTACTTCAATGCTCCAACCGCCTCGTTCCGCCCGTATCTCGGCATTGGTGTGAGCCGTATCTGGTTCACCGACCAGAAGATCACCAACGGCGCATTCGAAGCAGGTGTTCTGCATGGTCCGACCAGCGTCTCCACGGATAGTTCGTGGGAGCCGGTGTTTAATGCGGGTTTCACCTATGCGTTCAACCAGCACTGGTTCGCGGGCGTGTCGATTTCATACCTGCCGCTCAGCACGACCGCCAAGCTGAACACCGCCGCAAACACCCCGGTCGGTACGCTGAACGTGCAGTCGCAAACCAAGATCAAGCTGAACCCGATCGTTTCCTACGTCAACATCGGTTACCGTTTCTAA
- a CDS encoding shikimate kinase has protein sequence MQARDAHANVFFVGLMGAGKTTVGRAIARRLDRPFFDSDHEIEARTGARIPVIFELEGEAGFRDREAHVISELTGRDNIVLATGGGAVLRPENREALQNRGVVIYLRANPHDLWLRTRRDKNRPLLQTEDPKARLEALYEVRDPLYRECAHFVIETGRPSVNGLVNMVLMQLEMAGVAKHPAS, from the coding sequence TTGCAAGCGCGGGACGCACACGCCAATGTATTTTTTGTAGGGCTCATGGGGGCGGGCAAAACCACCGTGGGCCGGGCCATTGCGCGCCGTCTCGATCGCCCGTTCTTCGATTCCGATCATGAAATCGAAGCGCGCACGGGCGCGCGTATCCCGGTGATCTTCGAGCTGGAGGGCGAAGCGGGCTTTCGCGATCGCGAGGCGCATGTGATTTCCGAGCTGACCGGGCGCGACAATATCGTGCTGGCTACGGGCGGCGGCGCGGTGCTGCGGCCGGAAAACCGCGAAGCGCTGCAAAATCGGGGCGTAGTGATCTATTTGCGCGCCAATCCGCACGATTTGTGGCTGCGCACCCGGCGCGACAAGAATCGCCCGCTTTTGCAGACCGAAGACCCCAAAGCGCGCCTCGAAGCGCTCTACGAAGTACGCGATCCGCTATACCGGGAATGCGCGCACTTTGTGATCGAAACCGGCCGGCCTTCAGTCAACGGACTCGTCAACATGGTTCTGATGCAGCTCGAGATGGCCGGCGTCGCCAAACATCCTGCGTCATAA